AGATTCACTATCTCTCCCATACCGACCGGTACGGTATCTCGGTTGACCTGAAGGACCTGCGCACCCGGTTGAAGCATGAGGTCGAGGCACAGTCTTCGTTACATGTAGAAGCGGAGCTGGGACGTGATGAGGCGGAGCTGAATCAGCTGAATCTTCTGACCGGAAAGGCGTCGCGACTTCAGGCAAGCGGAAAGCTGACTCATTTCGCGAAACCGGAGTGGCAAGCAAAGGTAACCGGCTCTCTGGAAGTCAATCAGATTGCGGTGCTCACCGGAGTTGATGAGCTTAAAGCTGGTTTCCTGGATTTGAATCTTGAAGGGCGCAACTGTGTAGAAACGACTCCGCAGGAAGAAAAGAAAACGCCGTTTTGGCAACGGCTTCGCAAGCGGTCACAACAGAAAGCGGCTTCGCAATCGACTGCGGTTGAGCAGGGATGCCCAGCGCCATTTCTGGTTGCTGGTTCTGCAAAGATGCGAGGTGTCGGCTATAAGGATGAATACGTCACAGTGCGTGGCGTAGATGGTGGAACACAGATACGGACGACTCCGTCAGAGTTGGCGTTGACGGAAATGGTCGCGAAGCTGCCAGGCGGAGGATCGGTTACCGGTGATCTGCGGATTGAAAACTGGCTGGGTGAGCCCAATGGAAAGACCTCGTCGAAAGCTTCCGAAACGAGTCACTCGCACGCCTATATCGATGCGGCCCTCAACAGGATTCCATTGAGAACCATCATGGACATTACTGCCGAGCATTACGGAGACCTTGGCTTCGATACTGCCGTGAGTGGCCCGGTAAAGGTGGAGTGGGGAGGCGTTGCGAGAGATGTAGCAGATACCGTTGAAGTCAATGGAGAGCTGAAGCTCGCTTCCACAGGAGTTGCCAGAGCTGGAGTTTCTTCCAATACCCCGATGAGCGGACAGATTCTGGCGCATTACACCGGAAAAAATGAGACAGTCCTAATACGGCAGGCATCTCTGCAGACTCCGCAATCCACGATACAGGCCAATGGAACGCTTGGAGTCGATCGTGGTGATCCGTTGACTGCCTTGCGCGTGGAGTTAACGATCCGTGATCTTTCGGAATATAACCAGCTGTTTACTACGCTGGGGCTGGAGGCAAATGGAAAGAAAGGAAGTGCGGCCATCCCCGTAAAGCTTCACGGGGCGCTGCACTTTACCGGAACGGCCCAGGGAGCTGTGAGAAACCTGGATGTCAAAGGGCATGTTCAAGGGTCCGATCTTGAATTCGCTATGGGGACGACTGACGCGCTGATCGATTCCTTGGTCGCGGATGCGGAGTACTCACCCAATATGGGAGTCGCAGTCGCCAGCTCAACAATTCATCGTGGCACCGCTGTACTGAATACTTCCGGAACGATTCGGCCCCGACGTGAGGTTTCTCCTCGGGGCGTCGTCTCTTATGTGTGGGATGAAGGATCTGCGATCGATGCCCAGGTTCAGATTGCGGACGCGCAGATCACGGATCTGTTGCAGGTCGCTGGGCAGCAACAAAACATCCCCATCAGTGGGACGGCCATGGCGAAGGTGCATGTTACAGGCACAATCGCGGACATGAACGGCGGCGGCCAGGTCCAGCTCAAAGGAGGAGCTGCTTATGGAGAGCCCTACGAGTCGCTGTCGGCCGATCTTGCCGTGCAGGGCAAGGAGATAAGTGCGACGCATGTTCTCCTGAAGTTGCATGGGATGCAGGTCGCTGGAAACGGAGGCTATGACCTTGAGAGCCGGCGTTTTTATGGTCATGTAGAAGGCCAGGACCTGATGCTGTCAAAGTTTGAGACCATTCACAGGAACGCGCCAAGCATCGATGGCCGGGTGACTCTGGTTGCGGATGCGAATGGTTCGATGACGCAGCCTGGGCTGCGCGCAAATCTTCGGTTAGACAAGATGACGTATGCGGGTCAGATACTAGGAGATGCTACCGTCGAAGCCCATAGCGCTGAGGAAAAGCTCTTCTTCACTGCAAATTCGAATCTCGCGGGATCGAAGTTGAACTTCGATGGGCAGACAGAACTGACAGGGGATTATCTGACTCAGGCAAAACTCTCACTGGCCAATTTCGATATCAGCCGTCCGCTTGCGCTGTTTGGACCGGGAAACATCAAGGCCCAATCTGCGATCAATGGAACGGCAACAGTGCAGGGTCCGTTGAAAAATCCAAAGGCACTCAGCGGCGTGGCTCAGTTGGATAACGTCGATATGAAGCTGCAGGGGATAAACCTGAAGGCTGCCGAGCCTCTTCGCGTGAGCCTGCGCGATGGAACCGCAACGTTGGAGAAGGTTCATATTACCGGCCAGGATACGGACATGAACTTCTCTGGCACGGCGCAGCTTTTTGGAGCGACCGATCCGAAGGGAGGCAAACTTAACATCAAAGGTGATGGTGGAGTCAGTATGGCTCTGTTGCATACCTTCGATCCTGACGTGATCTCCAGCGGAAGGGTCCAATTTACAGTGGCAGCCGGCGGTCGGGTCAATAATCCTTCGCTCAGCGGCAAAGTGCAGCTTGAGCATGTCAATATGGCGCTCGATGGTGTCCCGAATGGACTGAGCGATATGAACGGAACGCTGGTCTTTGCGGAAGATCGCCTACAAGTGCAATCCCTCACTGCAAAGACGGGTGGAGGTGATCTGAAGATTGGAGGATCCCTGCGCTTCCGGAACGGATTTTATGCTGACCTTACAGCGACGGGCGATGCGATTCGCGTTCGCCTGTATGGTTTGAGCGCTACAGCCAATGCCAATCTGAAACTTCAGGGGACATCGACAAGTTCTTTGCTTAGCGGCAATATTCTGATCACTCGTTTTGGGGTCGGCCAGGACGTGGACTTCGCCGCCTTTGCTGGTAGTGGAAGTACCGTAAGCGCTCCTCCCGATCCAGATGCACCCTCAAACAAGGTTCGTCTTGATGTTCGTGTGACGAGCGCTCCCCAGCTCGACTTTCAAAATTCTTATGCGAAGCTGGCTGGTTCGGTCGACCTGAATATTCGCGGGACCATTGCTGCGCCCTCGATCCTGGGAAGAATTCAGATTACGGACGGCAGCGCAACCTTTGCGAATACGAAGTATCAGCTTCAGAGGGGTGACATCTATTTCACGAATCCGGTGCGAATCGATCCGACGATTGATATCGATGCAACGGCACAGGTGGAAAACTACGAAGTCACCGTAGGACTGCACGGTACTGCAAGCAACCTTAAGCCAACCTACCGCTCAGAACCGCCGCTCAGCGAAGCCGACGTATTTGCATTGCTGGCGCTCGGGCGCACCCAGGAGGAGGCCCAGATCTATCAGCAACAGCAGAAGGCTGCGGGGACTGATCCAACAACCAGTGCGTTGCTGGGCGGAGCCTTGAATGCGACGGTTAGCTCGCGTGTGCAAAAACTGTTTGGAGTCGGTAGCGTAAAGATTGACCCCGCTTTCGTGGGTACTCTGGGAAATTCTTCGGCAAGAATCACGATTCAGGAGCAGATTTCCAAGCAAGTGACGGCGGTATTTGCCACCAATGTCAATACGTCGGCTCAGCAGCTGATCCAGGTCCAGTACGATCTTACCCATAACTCGTCGATTGTGGTTACCCGTGATGAATCCGGCGTATTCAGCGTTGTTTATAAGTTAAGAAGACGATATCGATAGAAACATTGATGGCATCTTAGGTTTTGAATGTAGTGCTTAGGAGGCGGTAGATGGAGAGAACGAAAAATATTGCCGCAATACTGGTTGCTTTTTTGTTGATCGCGGGATCAGGCAGAAGCATTGCCCAGTCCCAGCCAGCTAATTCGCAGGACACCGAGATTCAGGCAGATGTTGCCAAGGCACTGGATAACAAGAGATTCAAAGATGTTCAGGCTACCGTGCACAGCGGAATTGTGACCCTACGGGGGACAGTTGGTCTTTACGCCGATAAAGAAGACGCAGATAAGAAAGCTCATCATCGTAAAAATGTAAAAGCCGTTCAGAATCTTATCGAGGTCGCAGGTCCGACCGTTGAAGATGTGACGTTGAGAAATAAATTGGCAGAAAAGTTGACCTATGACCGTGTGGGCTATGGGACGACAGCTTTCAACGCCTTTACCATCAGCGTGCAGAACGGCATTGTCACTCTGGGGGGAGTGGCTTACGGTCCTACCGATAAGGACTCCGCGTTGAGTCTTGTAGCGAACTATCCCGGCGTAAAAGATGTTGTCGATAACATTGAAGTCGCTCCGGTTTCATCCATGGATGACCGGATTCGCCTCGCCACGGCGCGGGCTGTCTATGGAGCGCCGCAGCTTAACAAGTATGCGATTGATCCGGCAAAGCCGATTCGTATTACGGTCATCAATGGAAACGTCACGTTGTCGGGCATGGTAGATAACCAGAGTGACAAGGATGTAGCAAATATCCGGGCCAATGGCGTTCCTGGGGTCTTCAAGGTGGTCAATCTCCTCCAGGTCGCGGGAGAAACGAACGAGAAATAGGCGCAAATCCCCGATTCTCTCCAGGTCGCAGAGAAAAATACCCCTCTGCGACCATCCTCTTTTAAGATGGTTCTATGAGTTTGTGGAAGAGTACTGCTGTCACGCTTGAGATGATCAAGTGGGAGCACTCAATTTTTGCCCTGCCATTTGCCCTTACAGGTGCTGTCCTGGCCGCTGGTTCCTGGCCGTCGGCTCGTGTTCTAGGGTGGATCATTGTCTGCATGGTTGCTGCGCGTTCTGCTGCCATGGCCTTCAATCGTCTGGTTGATGCCAGGTTGGATGCAGCAAATCCGCGAACATCGATGCGTGCCATTCCAGCCGGAGTGTTGAGTGCGCGGTTCGTCGCCGGATTCGTCCTGATCTCTTCTGCGGTCTTCTTTCTCGGCGCTGCGATGCTCAACCGGCTTACGTTGCTGCTGGCGCCGGTGGCCTTGGCGGTGGTGCTCGGCTACAGCTATATGAAAAGGGTTACGCGTTGGTCTCATCTCGTCCTGGGATTGGCCCTGGGAATCGCACCTTCTGCTGCTTGGATTGCAGTAAGGGGATCGCTCGATCCGAGAATCATCCTTTTAACGCTTGCGGTTCTGCTATGGGTAGGAGGCTTCGACGTCCTTTATGCCTGCCAGGACTTCGAGCATGATCGCAACGTTGGTCTAAATAGTGTTCCGCAGGCATTCGGCCTTACAGGCGCATTCTGGATCGCTCGAATCATGCACCTTGGAATGCTGGTGACTTTATTCGGGCTGGTTCATTCTTTTCATCTGGGCAGGGTGGCTGTGGTCGGAATCTGCGTGGTCGCTCTCCTCTTGCTGTATGAACACCTGATCGTTTCACCAAAAGATATCCGAAGAATGAATGCAGCTTTTTTTACCTTGAATGGAATCATCTCGGTTGTGTTCTTCGGCTTTATCGCGACCGATGTCCTTCTCCGCAGATAAAGAAATGGCCCTCAATCAAGGGCCACTCCAGATGGATGGACTCAGGCTGACTATAAAGCTCTGCGACCGCTCAGCAGATTGAAGATCAGCACAATAATCGCCAAAACCAGAAGGATATGGATCCAGCCACCTAGGGTATAACTGCTTACTAATCCAAGGATCCAGAGAATAAATAGAATGATCGTTATCGTCCAAAGCATGGTTATCTCCTGAAAATAGGGATATCTGCTCCACGCATGAAACCCTGTTGTGCCTGCGCGGCCGTTCCTGTTGTAAGGTGCTTTCCATGTAGCACCGGGTTGGCCATCCGCGAATAAAATAGAAGTCCAATGGAGGCAGCTGTTTGAAGATCGCGATTCAGGGAGAACTGGGTTCTAACAGCCACATGGCGACGTTAGCCATGCTGGGCAACGATATTTCTGATCTTGGCATCGTTCCGTGCAATGTTTCAGCCGAGGTGATGGCGCGAGTGATCTCCGGCGAAGCTGATGCCGCAGTGCTCCCCATTGAAAACAGCCTTCACGGCTCGGTTGCAGAGCATTATGATCTTCTGCTCGAACTCGATGTGCGCATCGAACGCGAGAGCCTGCTTCGTATTCGACATAATCTGATTACAGCTCCTGGAGTAAAGCTGACTGAGATTCGTCGAGTCATTTCGCATCCGGTCGCACTCTCTCAATGCAGGAAGTTTCTCGCTTTGCATCCCGAGTTCGAGGTGATGCCGTTCTACGATACGGCGGGCAGTGTGAAGCATGTCATGGAGCAAGGACTAAGAGACGTTGCAGGAATCGCGCCTGAATTGGCCGCAACCCAGTATGGAGGCGAGATTCTTGTCTCCTCCATTGAGGACCATACGCAGAACTTCACGCGTTTCCATCTAATACGCCGCAGAGAAGATCCCTGGCTGGCTGGTCCTCTGCAGCCAGAAGATAAGATGAGTCTTGCTTTTGCGATAGATCATCGTCCGGGTACGCTTGTGGCTGCACTCGAACGTCTCGCTGGGGCCGGGGTCAATCTGACGAAGATCGAGTCCAGGCCAGTCCCCGGAAGCCCCTGGGAGTATGTGTTCTATGTCGACGGTCGCTTTGATCGTCCAGAAAAGGCAGAGGTAGCCGTTGCGGCGATGACAGAGCACTGCAGAATGATTAAAGTGCTTGGGCGCTATCGAGCGGCTGCCGTTACGACAGAGTAAGCCAGTCGTACTGCTCTTCCGTAATTGGCACCACCGAGAGGCGGAACTGACGGAAGAGGATGGAGCCTTTGAAGATTGAGGATTCCCGGATCTCGGCTAGCGGCTTTTCGCGCTTCAGTTTCTTGACCGGAGCAATGCGGACGATGGGATTCTTTGGGTCACTCGGATCAACCGAGACAACCTTTGCCGTGCCCACTGCGGCTTTGCCGATATTGGAGTGATAGATGACGAGCTTATCGCCCTTCTTCATATTGCGCAGCGTCAGCAGAGCTTGATTATTTGAGATTCCATCCCAGGTGGTTTCTCCATCGCGGACGAGATCATCATAGGAATACTTGTTTGGTTCGGTCTTGAGCAGGTAGGGCATGAAGACAGGTTACCGCGCAGCAGTATCTTCTATAAAGAAATCTTCAGCCGCCCAGGTCGACGAGTTCCACAGATGGTAATGTCTGGTTGAGAAATGCGGAACCAAGCCGTTGGAACTTTTCGATGGAGTCGGTGGCATAGAAGACGCATCCCGGCGATCCTTCCGCAATGGGTGTCGCTCCTGGAATGCTAGCCGCGACAGCGCTTGCAGTTGCTGCTGCCGAATCGATGATTTGCATGGGATGATGCAGCGTCTTCAAGGTAGTTTCGATCAGTGGTTTCAGCAGTGGGTAATGGGTGCAACCCAGCAACAGGATGTTAGCCTCCGGAGCCTGTTCCAGGGCTTCCAGCAGATAAAGCCGTAGCACCTCAAGTGTGACCGCCATATGTGCTGGCTGGTCGAGCCAGCCCTCCTCAACGAGCGGTACTAAAAGCGGGCAGGCTTTTTCAGTCACACGAAGTCCAAGCTGATGCAGAGTGCGACTATAGGCTCCAGATTGCGTTGTTGCGGTCGTCGCGAGCACCAGAACGTGAGATCCGGCGATGCCTTGGGGGCTCTTCTCCGCAGCCACCAGGGCAGCTTGCGCTCCGGGTTCGACCACACCCACTACAGGGAGGGGAAGCGCGGTGCGAATATCCTCAAGCGCCAGTGCAGTCGCGGTATTGCAGGCAATCACCAGGAGTTCGGCTCCTTGATCGGCAAGAAACTTTGCGCTGGAGATCGCGTAACGTGCGATCGTCTCGTGAGATTTCGACCCATAGGGGAGCCGCGCTGTATCGCCGAGGTAGACGAAACGGGTATCCGGGATCAACGGCAGAAGCTCGCGCAGTACGGTCAGTCCGCCAAATCCGGAATCGAAGACGCCGATCGTTTTCATGGTTGGGTGGCTTCCTCGCTCGGGGCGGTCGCATGGGTTGCGATGTTATTGAGTGGATACGCGCGATTCAGGCTGATATGGCCTGCCAGAGTCTCTCGTGGTTGACCATCGACCAAAAATCTCGCCTCGTTGTACTCCGGAAATGCGGCGTGCAAAGTCGCAAGAATCGAGTCGAGAGTAAGTTCTTCTGCCTCAATTCCTGAGGGGTGGTTGTCCGCAAAAGAACTGTGTAGGTTGATGAGGATCGTCTTGTTCGAACGACCCTTCACAGAATCTGTGAGGAAAAACACATCATCGACAGATGGTCCGCTTTGCAAGTGATGCGCTGAATCGTTTGCGGAATACTGAGTCAGTAAATGCTCCAAGAGAACCCGCGCCCGCAGAGATGGATCCTGTGGAAGCGCCACTTGAGAGCGAATTGATCGTAGGGATGCGTCCGCATCCGAGGCCATATAAAGCGTAACCTCTCCGGTGGCTGCGGTTGTTGGAGCTGCAATCGGAGTTGCGTCATTGAGCGCGGTGAGCCG
This portion of the Edaphobacter sp. 4G125 genome encodes:
- a CDS encoding translocation/assembly module TamB domain-containing protein, which produces MSDQSQMPPSPGDDREKLEERLQEKRQQIEQKLGEKKEQIEQKLKQVKRSIAARITRGTLWTAGSLFLLLLVVFGIFAWYTTTSDFEHRVQKEVVTALGDATGGRVEVKRVHFDLWHLAVQVDGLVIHGLEGPQEAPYLSINKILVRVKIIHLFSRVVGQGVASHIALNYLRVERPQFHLIVDKDGHTNQPVPKHPSTSNTPVTDTLLNLRARTVELADGVALINDHAIPFDFAARDLDAEIHYLSHTDRYGISVDLKDLRTRLKHEVEAQSSLHVEAELGRDEAELNQLNLLTGKASRLQASGKLTHFAKPEWQAKVTGSLEVNQIAVLTGVDELKAGFLDLNLEGRNCVETTPQEEKKTPFWQRLRKRSQQKAASQSTAVEQGCPAPFLVAGSAKMRGVGYKDEYVTVRGVDGGTQIRTTPSELALTEMVAKLPGGGSVTGDLRIENWLGEPNGKTSSKASETSHSHAYIDAALNRIPLRTIMDITAEHYGDLGFDTAVSGPVKVEWGGVARDVADTVEVNGELKLASTGVARAGVSSNTPMSGQILAHYTGKNETVLIRQASLQTPQSTIQANGTLGVDRGDPLTALRVELTIRDLSEYNQLFTTLGLEANGKKGSAAIPVKLHGALHFTGTAQGAVRNLDVKGHVQGSDLEFAMGTTDALIDSLVADAEYSPNMGVAVASSTIHRGTAVLNTSGTIRPRREVSPRGVVSYVWDEGSAIDAQVQIADAQITDLLQVAGQQQNIPISGTAMAKVHVTGTIADMNGGGQVQLKGGAAYGEPYESLSADLAVQGKEISATHVLLKLHGMQVAGNGGYDLESRRFYGHVEGQDLMLSKFETIHRNAPSIDGRVTLVADANGSMTQPGLRANLRLDKMTYAGQILGDATVEAHSAEEKLFFTANSNLAGSKLNFDGQTELTGDYLTQAKLSLANFDISRPLALFGPGNIKAQSAINGTATVQGPLKNPKALSGVAQLDNVDMKLQGINLKAAEPLRVSLRDGTATLEKVHITGQDTDMNFSGTAQLFGATDPKGGKLNIKGDGGVSMALLHTFDPDVISSGRVQFTVAAGGRVNNPSLSGKVQLEHVNMALDGVPNGLSDMNGTLVFAEDRLQVQSLTAKTGGGDLKIGGSLRFRNGFYADLTATGDAIRVRLYGLSATANANLKLQGTSTSSLLSGNILITRFGVGQDVDFAAFAGSGSTVSAPPDPDAPSNKVRLDVRVTSAPQLDFQNSYAKLAGSVDLNIRGTIAAPSILGRIQITDGSATFANTKYQLQRGDIYFTNPVRIDPTIDIDATAQVENYEVTVGLHGTASNLKPTYRSEPPLSEADVFALLALGRTQEEAQIYQQQQKAAGTDPTTSALLGGALNATVSSRVQKLFGVGSVKIDPAFVGTLGNSSARITIQEQISKQVTAVFATNVNTSAQQLIQVQYDLTHNSSIVVTRDESGVFSVVYKLRRRYR
- a CDS encoding BON domain-containing protein, with protein sequence MERTKNIAAILVAFLLIAGSGRSIAQSQPANSQDTEIQADVAKALDNKRFKDVQATVHSGIVTLRGTVGLYADKEDADKKAHHRKNVKAVQNLIEVAGPTVEDVTLRNKLAEKLTYDRVGYGTTAFNAFTISVQNGIVTLGGVAYGPTDKDSALSLVANYPGVKDVVDNIEVAPVSSMDDRIRLATARAVYGAPQLNKYAIDPAKPIRITVINGNVTLSGMVDNQSDKDVANIRANGVPGVFKVVNLLQVAGETNEK
- a CDS encoding UbiA-like polyprenyltransferase, with product MSLWKSTAVTLEMIKWEHSIFALPFALTGAVLAAGSWPSARVLGWIIVCMVAARSAAMAFNRLVDARLDAANPRTSMRAIPAGVLSARFVAGFVLISSAVFFLGAAMLNRLTLLLAPVALAVVLGYSYMKRVTRWSHLVLGLALGIAPSAAWIAVRGSLDPRIILLTLAVLLWVGGFDVLYACQDFEHDRNVGLNSVPQAFGLTGAFWIARIMHLGMLVTLFGLVHSFHLGRVAVVGICVVALLLLYEHLIVSPKDIRRMNAAFFTLNGIISVVFFGFIATDVLLRR
- a CDS encoding lmo0937 family membrane protein; the protein is MLWTITIILFILWILGLVSSYTLGGWIHILLVLAIIVLIFNLLSGRRAL
- a CDS encoding prephenate dehydratase produces the protein MKIAIQGELGSNSHMATLAMLGNDISDLGIVPCNVSAEVMARVISGEADAAVLPIENSLHGSVAEHYDLLLELDVRIERESLLRIRHNLITAPGVKLTEIRRVISHPVALSQCRKFLALHPEFEVMPFYDTAGSVKHVMEQGLRDVAGIAPELAATQYGGEILVSSIEDHTQNFTRFHLIRRREDPWLAGPLQPEDKMSLAFAIDHRPGTLVAALERLAGAGVNLTKIESRPVPGSPWEYVFYVDGRFDRPEKAEVAVAAMTEHCRMIKVLGRYRAAAVTTE
- a CDS encoding EVE domain-containing protein, which produces MPYLLKTEPNKYSYDDLVRDGETTWDGISNNQALLTLRNMKKGDKLVIYHSNIGKAAVGTAKVVSVDPSDPKNPIVRIAPVKKLKREKPLAEIRESSIFKGSILFRQFRLSVVPITEEQYDWLTLS
- the murI gene encoding glutamate racemase, which encodes MKTIGVFDSGFGGLTVLRELLPLIPDTRFVYLGDTARLPYGSKSHETIARYAISSAKFLADQGAELLVIACNTATALALEDIRTALPLPVVGVVEPGAQAALVAAEKSPQGIAGSHVLVLATTATTQSGAYSRTLHQLGLRVTEKACPLLVPLVEEGWLDQPAHMAVTLEVLRLYLLEALEQAPEANILLLGCTHYPLLKPLIETTLKTLHHPMQIIDSAAATASAVAASIPGATPIAEGSPGCVFYATDSIEKFQRLGSAFLNQTLPSVELVDLGG
- a CDS encoding GerMN domain-containing protein; amino-acid sequence: MIPRYQRILFWSLIACILLMGAFLMHGCREAHKRLTALNDATPIAAPTTAATGEVTLYMASDADASLRSIRSQVALPQDPSLRARVLLEHLLTQYSANDSAHHLQSGPSVDDVFFLTDSVKGRSNKTILINLHSSFADNHPSGIEAEELTLDSILATLHAAFPEYNEARFLVDGQPRETLAGHISLNRAYPLNNIATHATAPSEEATQP